Below is a window of Candidatus Eisenbacteria bacterium DNA.
GAAACCGCTTTGGACGAGGCTGTTCATTCCTGCTTGTAGGCCGCGGGGAGAGATCGGTTCGTCACGAGGGTTCGGGGCACGAGGCGGGAAACCGCTTTGGACGAGGCTGTTCATTCCTGTTTGTAGGCCGCGGGGGGGGATGGGTTCGTTACGAGGGCCAGGCGGGGGGCCGGAGAGGTGCCTTTGGACGAGCCCCTTCCCGGAATCGTAGCCATAGCTACGATGAGGAAAGGGGCGAAGGAAAAGGGGCCTCTCCGGCCCCCCGCCTGGTCCGCAGTAGAACCCATCCCCCTCCGCGGCCTACGGGGTGATCCACGTCCCCGCCGTCCCTTTGATCCCGTCGTACAGATTATCCACGCTGGTGATGAGGACTCCCTTCCCCCCGCGCTCCAGGAAAGCGATCGCCGCCTCGATCTTGGGCCCCATGCTCCCGGGCGGGAACTGTCCCTCTTCCAGCCAGCGACGCGCTTCGGCGGTGGTGAAGGAGTCCAGGTCGCGCTGCTCCGGCTTGCCGTAGTCGATCGCCACCTTCTCCACGCCGGTCAGAATGGCGAAGATCTTGGCCCCGGTCGCCCGGGCGAGAAGAAACCCGGTGCGGTCCTTGTCGATCACCGCCTCCAGTCCATCCAAACGCCCCTCGGCGCCCGCTCCGACGGGGATTCCTCCGCCGCCGACGGCGATCACCACCGGTCCGGCGTTCACCATGGCGCGCACCGCTTCCCCTTCGATGATCCGGATCGGCTTCGGTGAAGGGACCACCCGGCGCCAGCCGCGGCCCGCGTCCTCCACCATCTTCCACCCCTTCTTCCGCTGCAGCTTCTCCGCTTGTTGCTCCGTGTAGAAGGGGCCGATCGGCTTGGTCGGCTTACGGAAGGCGGGATCGTGCAGATCCACTTCGACCTGAGTGATCAGGGTGATCACGTCCCGCTCGATGCCGAGGGATCGGAGTTCGTTGTGCAAAACCTGCTGAATCATGTAGCCGATGCCGCCCATCGAATCGGCCACGCAGACGTCGAGCGGCATCGGCGCGATTTGCGACGCCGCCGCTTCGTTTCGGATCACGATGTTCCCCACCACCGGGCCGTTGCCGTGGGTGAGGACCAACCGGTGTCCTTCGGCGATCAGCCGGGCCACGGCGCGCATGGTGAGCCTGGTGGTCTCCTTCTGTTCCGTGAGCGTGCCGTCGCTCTTTTTGGGAATGATCGCGTTCCCCCCGAGGGCGACGACGATGGTGTCTTCTTTTTCGACGAAAACCTTCACGGCTCGATCTCCGAAACGACATCCGAACCGGCGGCATCGAGCGCCGCCGCAGAAACGAGCGCGCCCGCGGCCCCGGGAGGCGGCGGGCCCCGGTTATGGAAAAAAATCAGACTATCACCTCGATTCCACCGGGTCAATGGAGATTCTAACCGCCCGCCGGCCGGAACACGCACTCCATCGACGCTCCTTCGGGACCGAGAGAGAACGCCGCCGAGAGCCGCCCCCAAGGCCTCCCCCGCCAGGCGATACGCGCTCCCCCCGCGGCGCGCCCGCCGCCGAACCAGGCGACCGGCAGAGACCCGGGGAGCGCCGGCGACGGAAAGGCGATGGAGCGTTCGTCCCGGAAGAGCCGCACCCAGGAGAGGTCGATCCTCCCCTCGCGGCCGCGCCGGATGGTGAGCAAAAGGGAGAGACCGGCGCCGGTCCGGATCTTTTCCGATCCCGGTGTCCTCGAGGCGCCCCACCGGAAATCCAGGCGGAGGCGGCGCCCCGCCGGGCCGTTCCATGTCCCCCCCGCGGAGGCGGATGCGCTTCCGCCGCGCACCCGCGCCCCGCCGCGCACCTCGCTTCGGGCGGCCGAGCCGGCGGCGAGACGCCCCTCCCACGCCCCGCGACCCGCCTCGATCCGGGCGGAGCATTCGTCGCCGTAGACCGGCCCCGCCGAGTTCCAGGTTCGATGAAAGCTCGCATAGCGATGAT
It encodes the following:
- the arcC gene encoding carbamate kinase gives rise to the protein MKVFVEKEDTIVVALGGNAIIPKKSDGTLTEQKETTRLTMRAVARLIAEGHRLVLTHGNGPVVGNIVIRNEAAASQIAPMPLDVCVADSMGGIGYMIQQVLHNELRSLGIERDVITLITQVEVDLHDPAFRKPTKPIGPFYTEQQAEKLQRKKGWKMVEDAGRGWRRVVPSPKPIRIIEGEAVRAMVNAGPVVIAVGGGGIPVGAGAEGRLDGLEAVIDKDRTGFLLARATGAKIFAILTGVEKVAIDYGKPEQRDLDSFTTAEARRWLEEGQFPPGSMGPKIEAAIAFLERGGKGVLITSVDNLYDGIKGTAGTWITP